The following proteins come from a genomic window of Diadema setosum chromosome 20, eeDiaSeto1, whole genome shotgun sequence:
- the LOC140244067 gene encoding craniofacial development protein 2-like, with product MAQSPLSMPICTNSDLHARGQGHEFYSNLSDVIRNIPDNEHLVLLGDFNARVGADHDSWPSCLEHFGTKPQNRVLWRHPRSKHWHQLDLVIVRRTSLKTVLLTRSSEYHSADCDTDHSLVCSKLRLHPKKFHRTKTAGKPCIDTTRMQCPDKVEEFAKSLVDALSADKQRNSASEKWDHLRETIQKTALHSFGRKTSKNCDWFEAKSNVMMPIIDAKRFVIT from the exons ATGGCCCAGTCACCCTTGTCAATGCCTATATGCACCAACTCTGACCTCCACGCCAGAGGCCAAGGACACGAGTTCTATAGTAACCTCAGCGATGTCATTAGGAACATTCCAGACAATGAACACCTCGTCCTTCTTGGTGACTTTAACGCCAGAGTGGGTGCTGACCACGACTCTTGGCCATCCTGCCTAGAGCACTTCGGT ACTAAGCCACAGAACAGAGTGTTATGGAGACACCCACGCTCCAAGCACTGGCATCAGCTGGATCTGGTCATTGTCAGACGAACAAGCCTCAAGACTGTGCTTCTCACTCGCTCATCCGAATACCACAGTGCAGACTGCGACACCGACCACTCACTGGTGTGCAGCAAGCTCAGACTTCACCCGAAGAAGTTCCACAGGACAAAGACAGCGGGGAAGCCGTGCATAGACACCACAAGGATGCAGTGTCCGGATAAAGTTGAGGAGTTTGCCAAGTCACTCGTGGATGCTTTGTCTGCAGACAAACAGCGAAACTCGGCTTCTGAGAAGTGGGACCACCTTCGGGAGACCATTCAGAAAACAGCTCTTCATTCATTCGGAAGGAAGACCTCCAAGAACTGCGACTGGTTTGAAGCCAAGTCAAATGTGATGATGCCTATCATCGATGCAAAGCGGTTCGTTATAACGTGA
- the LOC140244066 gene encoding uncharacterized protein yields the protein METPTLQALASTGSGHCQTNKPQDCASHSYHSADCDTDHSLVCSKFRLHPKKFHRTKTAGKPRIDTTKMQCPDKVEGFAKSLVDALFADKQRNSASEKWDHLLETIQKTALHSFGRKTSKNCDWFEAKSNVMMPIIDAKRAVLTEYKRSPNEKSLQALRATRGKVQQTARRCANEYWQQLSNAIQTAAATGNIKRMYERIKCALGPTQTKTAPSKLLEELDVDPTQEELCKAVDSLTCGKAPGNNGIPPDLIKCCKNTLLLPPLDILCQCWREGTLPQDMRDAKIAPLYKNKDDKSDCNNYRGISLLSVVGKLFARVVLMRLQKLAERVYTES from the exons ATGGAGACACCCACGCTCCAAGCACTGGCATCAACTGGATCTGGTCATTGTCAGACGAACAAGCCTCAAGACTGTGCTTCTCACTCATACCACAGTGCAGACTGCGACACCGACCACTCACTGGTGTGCAGCAAGTTCAGACTTCACCCGAAGAAGTTCCACAGAACAAAGACAGCGGGGAAGCCGAGAATTGACACCACAAAGATGCAGTGTCCGGATAAAGTTGAGGGGTTTGCCAAGTCACTCGTGGATGCATTGTTTGCAGACAAACAGCGAAACTCGGCTTCTGAGAAGTGGGACCACCTTCTGGAGACCATTCAGAAAACAGCTCTTCATTCATTCGGAAGGAAGACCTCCAAGAACTGCGACTGGTTTGAAGCCAAGTCAAATGTGATGATGCCCATCATCGATGCAAAGCGTGCTGTCCTCACTGAATACAAGCGCTCACCAAACGAGAAATCTCTTCAAGCACTCAGAGCTACCAGGGGCAAAGTGCAGCAGACAGCAAGACGATGTGCTAACGAATATTGGCAGCAGCTCAGTAATGCCATCCAGACCGCAGCTGCCACAGGCAACATCAAAAGGATGTATGAGCGAATCAAGTGTGCGCTAGGCCCAACACAGACCAAGACAGCCCCCTCAAAACTTCTA GAGGAACTTGATGTAGATCCAACACAGGAGGAGCTCTGCAAGGCTGTCGACAGTTTAACTTGTGGCAAGGCACCTGGCAATAATGGCATCCCGCCAGACCTGATCAAGTGCTGCAAAAATACCCTTCTTCTGCCCCCTCTTGACATCCTCTGCCAATGTTGGAGAGAGGGAACCCTACCACAAGACATGAGAGATGCCAAGATTGCCCCCCTGTACAAGAACAAGGATGACAAAAGTGACTGCAACAACTACAGAGGTATCTCCCTCCTGAGTGTTGTCGGCAAACTCTTTGCCCGTGTCGTGCTCATGCGCCTGCAGAAGCTAGCAGAGCGCGTCTACACAGAGTCCTAA